A window from Setaria italica strain Yugu1 chromosome VIII, Setaria_italica_v2.0, whole genome shotgun sequence encodes these proteins:
- the LOC101773343 gene encoding nuclear pore glycoprotein p62-like, whose product MSSSSPNVEDKAARTLARLPCSACHLPHSAASSNVKRGLCGSSRDDQRRTDPLHALGTGVAKAEAGADLDAAIKTGSTILEAAGLTDGPDACTPAPVEAAAGSPVGATASDAGVGASVPVAASPFVATTEAGIPAPIRTSGAGTSAFAAAAAVASRAEVPISVTTSSSVAAVGAGVPASSATAVPTVAVGADSPSPIVATVPDPWAKWWLNHGTSTPNLRKLAARILSLTYNSSACERNWSVSEQVHTKKCNRLFHERMRDLVFVKFNSKLRNKREKKDRDPLEKEVDDVVAHGDNEFITGIMPLPSEMEQQCAQESQQHTPQEAQAQAQAKRKRSVRPKKRKVRSLQSLMRNGLVQPEAPSSD is encoded by the exons ATGTCATCCAGCTCCCCCAACGTCGAAGACAAAGCCGCGCGGACGTTGGCGAGGCTGCCCTGCAGCGCCTGCCATTTGCCCCATTCTGCGGCGTCATCCAATGTGAAGAGGGGCCTCTGCGGCTCGTCACGGGATGACCAACGCAGGACAGACCCTCTCCATGCTTTGGGAACAGGAGTTGCCAAGGCAGAGGCGGGAGCCGACCTCGACGCCGCCATCAAGACGGGCAGCACCATCCTGGAAGCCGCCGGTCTCACCGACGGTCCCGACGCATGCACCCCTGCCCccgtcgaggccgccgcgggCTCGCCCGTCGGTGCCACCGCCTCTGACGCGGGTGTCGGAGCAAGTGTCCCTGTGGCCGCCTCGCCCTTCGTCGCGACCACCGAGGCAGGCATCCCCGCCCCCATCAGGACCTCCGGAGCAGGCAcctccgccttcgccgccgctgccgccgtggcTTCCCGGGCAGAGGTCCCCATCTCcgtcaccacctcctcctccgtcgcagCCGTCGGGGCGGGtgtccccgcctcctccgccaccgctgtCCCCACCGTGGCCGTGGGGGCAGACTCTCCTTCCCCCATCGTTGCCACCGTCCCCGACCCTTGGG CAAAATGGTGGCTGAACCATGGCACAAGCACACCAAATCTTAGGAAATTGGCAGCTAGGATTCTGAGTCTGACCTACAACTCCTCAGCTTGTGAGAGGAACTGGTCAGTATCTGAACAG GTTCATACAAAAAAGTGCAATAGGCTATTTCATGAAAGAATGAGAGATCTTGTGTTTGTTAAATTTAACTCTAAGTTAAGGAataagagagagaagaaggataGAGATCCCTTGGAGAAGGAAGTAGATGATGTTGTGGCACATGGTGATAATGAATTCATTACTGGTATTATGCCTTTGCCAAGTGAAATGGAACAACAATGTGCACAAGAATCACAGCAACACACACCACAAGaagcacaagcacaagcacaagcTAAAAGGAAAAGATCTGTGCGCCCTAAGAAGAGGAAAGTCAGGAGCCTGCAGTCTTTGATGAGAAATGGTCTAGTGCAGCCTGAAGCTCCATCATCTGACTGA